The Macaca fascicularis isolate 582-1 chromosome 1, T2T-MFA8v1.1 genome includes a window with the following:
- the LOC102124354 gene encoding olfactory receptor 9G9, giving the protein MERSNHTVTEFILLGFTTDPGMQLGLFVVFLGVYSLTVVGNSTLIMLICNDSRLHTPMYFFIGNLSFLDLWYSSVYTPKILVTCISEDKSMSFAGCLCQFFFSAGLAYSECYLLAAMAFDRYVAISKPLLYARAMSIKLCALLVAVSYFGGFINSSIITKKTFSFNFCHENIIDDFFCDLLPLVKLACGEKGNYKFLMYFLLASNVICPAVLILASYLFIIATVLRISSSQGRLKAFSTCSSHLTSVTLYYGSILYIYALPRSSYSFDTDKIVSTFYTVVFPMLNPMIYSLRNKDVKEALKKLLP; this is encoded by the coding sequence ATGGAGAGGAGCAATCACACAGTGACTGAGTTCATCCTGCTGGGCTTCACCACAGATCCAGGGATGCAGCTGGGCCTGTTTGTGGTGTTCCTGGGCGTGTACTCTCTGACTGTGGTAGGAAATAGCACCCTCATCATGTTGATCTGTAATGACTCCCGCCTTCACACACCCATGTATTTTTTCATTGGAAATCTGTCATTTCTGGATCTCTGGTATTCTTCTGTCTACACCCCAAAGATCCTAGTGACCTGCATCTCTGAAGACAAAAGCATGTCTTTTGCTGGCTGCCTGTGTCAGTTCTTCTTCTCTGCAGGGCTGGCCTACAGTGAGTGCTACCTGCTGGCTGCCATGGCTTTTGACCGCTACGTGGCCATCTCCAAGCCCCTGCTTTATGCTCGGGCCATGTCCATAAAGCTGTGTGCATTGCTGGTAGCAGTCTCATATTTTGGTGGCTTTATTAACTCTTCAATCATCACCAAGAAAACGTTTTCCTTTAACTTCTGCCATGAAAACATCATTGATGACTTTTTCTGTGATTTGCTTCCCTTAGTGAAGCTGGCCTGTGGCGAGAAGGGCAACTATAAGTTTTTGATGTACTTCTTGCTGGCCTCCAATGTCATCTGCCCCGCGGTGCTCATCCTGGCTTCCTACCTCTTTATCATCGCCACTGTCTTGAGGATCTCCTCCTCCCAGGGCCGCCTCAAAGCCTTCTCCACGTGCTCCTCCCACCTGACCTCTGTCACTTTATACTATGGCTCCATTCTCTACATCTACGCTCTCCCCAGATCTAGCTATTCTTTTGATACGGACAAAATAGTTTCTACATTTTACACTGTGGTATTCCCCATGTTGAATCCCATGATCTACAGCCTAAGGAATAAGGATGTGAAAGAGGCTCTGAAAAAACTTCTTCCATAA